In Microcoleus sp. FACHB-672, one DNA window encodes the following:
- a CDS encoding EI24 domain-containing protein — MSNIIHAPVGFVSGATYPFRALVFLRRTPRLWSYVLVPILVNIVAGIGLYVGLLLPGLNGIDGLVATLDARTDALIAGLPAWLSVLDFLDTGLGWLLRFLLVALLLVAIGFLLVQFGVILGSPWYGQLSEQLELSRTGKLPKAEGGVAAIPRDIGRALLFELNKLLLLIQVGLPLLLLNFLPGFGTAIASVGGIVLAATLVCLDFLDAPLERRRLSFKDKLGIIRRSLPASASFALVCLGLISIPLFNLLAVSLCVTSGTLFFCDQIWPSFNEGLENQE; from the coding sequence GGGGCTACTTATCCATTTCGAGCGCTTGTCTTCTTAAGACGCACACCGCGTCTTTGGAGCTATGTGCTAGTTCCCATTTTAGTTAATATTGTTGCCGGCATTGGTTTGTATGTCGGGCTGCTTTTGCCAGGATTAAACGGAATTGATGGCTTAGTTGCCACCTTGGATGCTCGCACAGATGCCTTAATTGCCGGCTTACCGGCTTGGTTATCCGTGCTGGATTTTCTAGACACTGGGTTAGGTTGGTTGCTGCGCTTTCTGTTAGTCGCACTCCTACTCGTTGCCATCGGTTTTTTGCTTGTGCAATTTGGCGTTATTCTGGGTTCACCGTGGTACGGGCAACTCTCGGAACAGTTAGAATTGTCACGCACGGGTAAGCTGCCGAAAGCAGAGGGCGGAGTCGCTGCAATTCCTCGCGATATTGGGCGGGCGCTGCTGTTTGAATTGAATAAATTGCTGCTTTTAATTCAGGTAGGTTTGCCCTTATTGCTGCTAAATTTTTTACCAGGATTTGGCACAGCAATTGCAAGTGTCGGCGGCATTGTATTAGCTGCTACACTTGTCTGTTTAGATTTTCTAGATGCGCCTTTAGAACGCCGGCGTTTGAGTTTTAAAGATAAGTTGGGAATCATTCGTCGCAGTTTGCCGGCTTCTGCGAGTTTTGCCCTCGTTTGTTTGGGTTTAATCAGTATTCCCTTATTCAATCTTTTGGCGGTTTCCCTCTGCGTCACCTCTGGAACGCTGTTTTTCTGCGATCAGATTTGGCCGAGTTTTAATGAGGGATTAGAGAATCAAGAGTAA